A section of the Mesorhizobium loti genome encodes:
- the alaS gene encoding alanine--tRNA ligase — protein MSGVNEIRSTFLDYFRKEGHEVVASSPLVPRNDPTLMFTNAGMVQFKNVFTGLEKRTYSRATTAQKSVRAGGKHNDLDNVGYTARHLTFFEMLGNFSFGDYFKERAIELAWNLITKEFGLKKDKLLVTVYHTDDEAAGFWKKIAGFSDDRIIRIPTSDNFWAMGDTGPCGPCSEIFIDRGEHIWGGPPGSPEEDGDRFLEFWNLVFMQYEQVTKDERIDLPRPSIDTGMGLERMASILQGVESVFETDLFRHLIDAASSALGRAPDAETVASYRVIADHLRSSSFLVADGVLPSNEGRGYVLRRIMRRAMRHAQLLGASEPLMWKLVPALVREMGQAYPELLRGEQLITETLKLEETRFRKTLVRGLGLLSEATDTLHAGDMLDGETAFKLYDTYGFPLDLTQDALRQRNISVDLAGFTNAMEQQKAEARKHWAGSGEAATETVWFSVREKTGATEFLGYETEAAEGLIQALVRDGKTVDSAGKGDAVAVVVNQTPFYGESGGQMGDTGVISGEGFSIEISDTQKKADGLFVHLGKVASGTVKTGAAVELKVDHNRRSRLRANHSATHLIHEALREVLGTHVAQKGSLVAPERLRFDISHNKPISAEELEEVERMANEIVVQNGPVNTRLMSVDDAIAEGAMALFGEKYGDEVRVVSMGTGLHGAKANRPYSVELCGGTHVRATGDIGLVRVVSDSAVAAGVRRIEALTGEAARKHLDEQDRRLKATAATLKISPADVPARVEALLEERKKLEKDLTEARKKLALGGGAAAGAPSENETVAGIGFLGKAVSGVSPKDLKPLADAGKTSLGSGVVVFVGAGEDNKASVVVAVTDDLVGRFSAVDLVRVASAALGGQGGGGRPDMAQAGGPDASKANDAIAAVRAALEAA, from the coding sequence ATGAGTGGCGTGAACGAGATCCGGTCGACATTTCTCGACTATTTCCGCAAGGAGGGCCACGAGGTCGTGGCTTCGAGCCCGCTCGTGCCGCGCAACGATCCGACATTGATGTTCACCAATGCCGGCATGGTGCAGTTCAAGAACGTCTTCACCGGTTTGGAGAAGCGGACCTATTCGCGCGCCACCACTGCCCAGAAGAGCGTTCGCGCCGGCGGCAAGCACAACGATCTCGACAATGTCGGCTACACCGCGCGTCACCTGACCTTCTTCGAGATGCTCGGCAATTTCTCCTTCGGCGATTATTTCAAGGAGCGCGCCATCGAGCTTGCCTGGAACCTGATCACCAAGGAATTCGGGCTGAAGAAGGACAAGCTGCTGGTCACCGTCTACCACACCGACGATGAGGCGGCGGGCTTCTGGAAGAAGATCGCCGGTTTCTCGGACGATCGCATTATCCGCATCCCGACCTCGGACAATTTCTGGGCGATGGGCGACACCGGTCCTTGTGGGCCGTGCTCGGAAATCTTCATCGATCGAGGCGAGCACATCTGGGGTGGCCCTCCCGGCAGTCCCGAGGAAGACGGCGACCGGTTCCTTGAATTCTGGAACCTGGTGTTCATGCAATATGAGCAGGTGACGAAGGACGAGCGCATCGACCTGCCGCGTCCTTCGATCGACACCGGCATGGGTTTGGAGCGCATGGCGTCCATCCTGCAGGGCGTGGAAAGCGTTTTCGAAACCGACCTGTTCCGTCACCTCATCGATGCGGCGTCTTCCGCGCTTGGGCGCGCGCCGGATGCCGAAACGGTGGCGTCCTACCGTGTCATTGCCGATCATTTGCGCTCGTCCTCCTTCCTGGTCGCCGACGGCGTGCTGCCTTCGAACGAAGGCCGCGGCTATGTGCTGCGCCGCATCATGCGCCGCGCCATGCGCCACGCGCAGCTGCTCGGCGCGAGCGAGCCGCTGATGTGGAAGCTGGTGCCGGCCCTGGTGCGCGAGATGGGCCAAGCCTATCCCGAATTGCTGCGCGGCGAACAGCTGATCACGGAAACGTTGAAGCTCGAGGAGACGCGCTTCCGCAAGACGCTGGTGCGCGGCCTCGGCCTGCTCTCCGAGGCGACGGACACGCTGCATGCCGGCGACATGCTGGATGGCGAAACGGCTTTCAAGCTCTACGACACCTACGGCTTCCCGCTCGACTTGACGCAGGACGCGCTACGCCAGCGCAACATCTCGGTTGATCTTGCCGGCTTCACCAATGCGATGGAGCAGCAGAAGGCCGAGGCGCGCAAACACTGGGCGGGATCTGGCGAGGCTGCCACCGAGACGGTGTGGTTCTCGGTGCGCGAAAAGACCGGTGCCACCGAATTCCTCGGCTACGAGACTGAAGCCGCGGAAGGCCTCATCCAGGCGCTGGTCCGGGACGGCAAGACCGTCGACAGCGCCGGCAAGGGTGACGCGGTTGCGGTGGTCGTCAACCAGACGCCATTCTATGGCGAGTCAGGCGGCCAGATGGGCGATACTGGCGTGATTTCGGGCGAAGGCTTCTCGATCGAGATCTCCGACACGCAGAAGAAGGCGGATGGGCTGTTCGTGCATCTGGGCAAGGTGGCGAGCGGCACGGTCAAGACGGGCGCTGCCGTTGAGCTCAAGGTCGACCATAACAGGCGCTCCAGGCTGCGCGCCAACCACTCCGCCACCCACCTGATCCATGAGGCGCTGCGCGAGGTGCTGGGCACCCATGTCGCGCAGAAGGGCTCGCTGGTAGCGCCGGAGCGCCTGCGCTTCGACATCTCGCACAACAAGCCGATTTCGGCCGAAGAACTCGAAGAGGTCGAGCGCATGGCCAATGAAATCGTCGTGCAGAACGGCCCGGTGAACACGCGCCTGATGTCGGTCGACGACGCCATTGCCGAGGGCGCCATGGCGCTGTTCGGCGAGAAGTATGGCGATGAAGTGCGCGTCGTGTCGATGGGTACCGGGCTGCACGGCGCCAAGGCCAACCGGCCCTATTCGGTCGAACTCTGCGGCGGCACCCATGTCAGGGCGACCGGCGACATCGGCCTGGTGCGCGTCGTTTCCGACAGCGCGGTTGCCGCCGGCGTGCGCCGTATCGAGGCATTGACCGGCGAGGCGGCCAGAAAACATCTCGACGAGCAGGATCGGCGTCTGAAGGCGACGGCAGCGACGCTGAAGATCTCGCCCGCCGACGTGCCGGCGCGCGTCGAGGCTTTGCTTGAGGAGCGCAAGAAGCTCGAGAAGGACCTCACCGAAGCGCGCAAGAAACTGGCGCTGGGCGGCGGTGCCGCGGCCGGCGCGCCCTCGGAGAACGAGACGGTCGCGGGCATCGGCTTCCTCGGCAAGGCCGTCTCCGGCGTCTCGCCGAAGGACCTGAAGCCGCTGGCCGATGCCGGCAAGACCTCGCTCGGCTCCGGCGTCGTCGTCTTCGTGGGTGCCGGTGAGGATAACAAGGCAAGCGTCGTAGTTGCCGTCACCGACGATCTCGTCGGCCGCTTCAGCGCTGTCGACCTGGTGCGCGTCGCCTCCGCCGCCTTGGGCGGGCAGGGCGGTGGCGGCCGGCCCGACATGGCCCAGGCCGGTGGCCCTGACGCCTCGAAGGCCAATGATGCGATTGCGGCGGTCAGGGCGGCACTCGAAGCCGCCTGA
- a CDS encoding pseudouridine-5'-phosphate glycosidase: MTPETARPFIDIHAPVAQALAAGRPVVALESTIITHGMPYPDNGAMAANVEKIISDGGAVPATIAVVGGRIKIGLSDGERESLAMTGDAMKLSRADLGFAVAQGRTGGTTVAATMIAAHMVGIKVFATGGIGGVHKGAETSFDISADLDELARTPVIVVSAGAKAILDIEKTLEVLETRGVPVVGHGCETMPAFWSRQSPFRAPLTLYKPEDIAHFHQTRAALGLGGGMLIANPVPQDHEIPAEEMAGYIEAAQKAAEALHVTGKAVTPFLLSKILELTGGRSLKTNIALVENNARLAAEIAKAL, translated from the coding sequence ATGACGCCAGAGACCGCACGCCCCTTCATCGATATCCACGCGCCGGTGGCGCAAGCCCTGGCCGCCGGACGCCCGGTGGTGGCGCTGGAAAGCACCATCATCACCCATGGCATGCCCTACCCCGACAATGGCGCCATGGCGGCGAACGTCGAGAAGATCATCAGCGACGGTGGTGCCGTGCCGGCGACGATCGCCGTGGTCGGCGGGCGCATCAAGATCGGCCTTTCCGACGGCGAACGCGAATCGCTCGCCATGACCGGCGACGCCATGAAGCTGTCGCGCGCCGACCTCGGCTTCGCCGTCGCGCAAGGACGTACCGGCGGCACCACGGTCGCCGCGACGATGATCGCCGCCCATATGGTCGGGATAAAAGTGTTCGCCACCGGCGGCATTGGCGGCGTGCACAAGGGGGCGGAAACGAGTTTCGATATTTCGGCCGATCTCGATGAGTTGGCGCGCACACCGGTCATCGTCGTCTCGGCCGGCGCCAAGGCCATTCTCGATATCGAAAAAACGCTGGAAGTGCTGGAGACGCGCGGCGTGCCTGTTGTCGGCCATGGCTGCGAGACCATGCCCGCCTTCTGGTCGCGGCAGTCGCCGTTCCGCGCGCCTCTCACCTTGTACAAGCCGGAAGACATCGCGCATTTCCACCAGACCCGGGCTGCGCTTGGGCTCGGCGGCGGCATGCTGATCGCCAACCCGGTGCCGCAGGACCACGAAATCCCGGCCGAAGAAATGGCGGGCTATATCGAAGCGGCACAAAAGGCCGCCGAGGCTCTGCACGTGACCGGCAAGGCGGTGACGCCGTTCCTGCTGTCGAAGATACTCGAACTCACCGGCGGCCGCAGCCTGAAGACCAACATCGCGCTGGTCGAAAACAATGCGAGGCTGGCGGCCGAGATAGCAAAGGCGCTGTAG
- the recA gene encoding recombinase RecA, with amino-acid sequence MAQNSLRLVEDKAVDKSKALDAALSQIERAFGKGSIMRLGANEQVVEIETVPTGSLGLDIALGVGGLPRGRIIEIYGPESSGKTTLALHTVAEAQKKGGICAFVDAEHALDPVYARKLGVDLENLLISQPDTGEQALEICDTLVRSGAIDVLVVDSVAALTPRAEIEGEMGDSLPGLQARLMSQALRKLTASISRSNTMVIFINQIRMKIGVMFGSPETTTGGNALKFYASVRLDIRRIGSVKDRDEVVGNQTRVKVVKNKLAPPFKVVEFDIMYGEGVSKTGELVDLGVKAGVVEKSGAWFSYNSQRLGQGRENAKLFLRDNPDTAREIELALRQNAGLIAEKFLENGGSEGNGDDGFEDEAGAM; translated from the coding sequence ATGGCTCAGAATTCTTTGCGGCTTGTAGAGGATAAGGCAGTGGACAAATCAAAGGCTCTGGATGCGGCGCTGTCGCAAATCGAGCGGGCTTTCGGCAAGGGCTCGATCATGCGGCTCGGCGCCAACGAGCAGGTCGTCGAGATCGAAACGGTGCCGACCGGTTCGCTCGGCCTCGACATCGCCCTCGGGGTTGGTGGCCTGCCGCGCGGCCGCATTATCGAGATCTACGGGCCGGAAAGCTCGGGCAAGACGACGCTGGCGCTGCATACGGTGGCCGAGGCCCAGAAGAAGGGCGGCATCTGCGCCTTCGTCGATGCCGAGCATGCGCTCGATCCGGTCTATGCCCGCAAGCTCGGTGTCGATCTTGAAAACCTGCTGATCTCGCAGCCCGACACCGGCGAACAGGCGCTGGAGATCTGCGACACGCTGGTGCGTTCCGGCGCCATCGACGTGCTGGTGGTCGATTCGGTCGCGGCGCTGACGCCGCGTGCGGAAATCGAGGGCGAGATGGGCGATTCGCTGCCCGGCCTGCAGGCCCGCCTGATGAGCCAGGCGCTGCGCAAGCTGACCGCCTCGATCTCGCGCTCCAACACCATGGTCATCTTCATCAACCAGATCCGCATGAAGATCGGCGTCATGTTTGGTTCGCCCGAGACCACGACCGGCGGCAACGCGCTGAAATTCTACGCGTCGGTGCGCCTCGACATCCGCCGCATCGGCTCGGTCAAGGATCGCGACGAGGTCGTCGGCAACCAGACCCGCGTCAAGGTCGTCAAGAACAAGCTGGCGCCGCCCTTCAAGGTGGTCGAATTCGACATCATGTATGGCGAGGGCGTGTCCAAGACCGGCGAACTCGTCGATCTCGGCGTCAAGGCCGGCGTGGTCGAGAAGTCGGGCGCCTGGTTCTCCTACAATTCGCAGCGTCTCGGCCAGGGCCGCGAAAACGCAAAACTGTTCCTGCGCGACAATCCCGATACCGCGCGCGAGATCGAACTGGCGCTGAGACAGAATGCCGGGCTGATCGCCGAGAAATTCCTCGAGAATGGCGGCTCCGAGGGCAACGGCGACGACGGTTTTGAGGACGAAGCCGGCGCGATGTAG
- a CDS encoding carbohydrate kinase family protein, with the protein MVKSAKILAVGGAHIDRRGQVSGLYVPAASNPGTMREDVGGGVFNALRNTVLRGVSASLLSMRGGDAAGDTVSRAIAKAGIADLSAVFLDRTTPSYTALIDREGELIVGFADMALYDLAFPKQIRRSKVREAIAAADAILCDANLPSAALERLVSLAAGKPVFAIAISPAKIVRLKPVLGNLAVVFMNQREALALAGLDGTASQRGIVDGLRRSGLTSAVVTAGGGPVLGFDRDGMFAIMPPAPRKVVDVTGAGDALAGATVAALLRGIPLRAALREGVAAATLVIESADAVPDFTAAAFMEALALVPDVQEVA; encoded by the coding sequence ATGGTGAAATCCGCAAAGATACTGGCCGTGGGAGGGGCCCACATCGACCGGCGCGGCCAGGTGTCCGGCCTCTACGTGCCGGCCGCGTCCAACCCCGGCACGATGCGCGAGGATGTCGGCGGCGGCGTCTTCAACGCGCTGCGCAACACAGTGTTGCGCGGCGTCTCCGCTTCGCTGCTTTCGATGCGCGGCGGCGATGCGGCGGGCGACACCGTTTCACGCGCCATAGCGAAGGCAGGGATTGCAGATCTGTCAGCGGTGTTCCTTGACCGCACGACACCAAGCTATACCGCGTTGATCGATCGCGAAGGCGAGTTGATCGTCGGCTTTGCCGACATGGCGCTGTACGACCTGGCGTTTCCCAAGCAGATCCGCCGATCCAAGGTGCGGGAGGCGATCGCGGCCGCCGACGCCATCCTGTGTGACGCCAATCTGCCGTCGGCGGCACTGGAGCGACTGGTTTCGCTTGCCGCCGGCAAGCCCGTATTCGCCATTGCCATTTCGCCGGCCAAGATCGTGCGCCTGAAGCCGGTGCTCGGCAATCTGGCCGTCGTCTTCATGAACCAGCGCGAGGCCCTCGCGCTGGCAGGCCTGGACGGCACGGCTTCCCAGCGCGGCATCGTTGACGGTTTGAGACGCTCCGGCCTCACCAGCGCGGTGGTAACGGCGGGCGGCGGCCCGGTGCTGGGTTTCGATCGCGACGGCATGTTCGCCATCATGCCGCCCGCCCCGAGGAAAGTTGTGGACGTCACCGGCGCGGGAGATGCGCTGGCGGGGGCAACGGTCGCCGCCTTGCTGCGCGGCATACCCTTGCGGGCGGCGTTGCGGGAAGGCGTCGCCGCGGCAACCCTGGTCATCGAGAGCGCCGACGCCGTTCCCGATTTCACCGCGGCCGCCTTCATGGAAGCGCTGGCCCTTGTGCCCGATGTGCAGGAAGTGGCATGA
- a CDS encoding TfoX/Sxy family protein, translated as MDNERIAELFAGLGPVSIRRLFGGKGIYFDGVIVAIVLRGELLMKADEQSVPDFEAEGCKQWTYTGSRHGKLVAMPYWSIPDSAFDDPDEMTVWARRAHEAGRRAGK; from the coding sequence ATGGACAATGAACGCATCGCCGAACTGTTCGCCGGCCTTGGCCCGGTCAGCATCCGCAGGCTGTTCGGCGGCAAGGGCATCTATTTCGACGGCGTCATCGTCGCCATCGTGCTGCGCGGCGAATTGCTGATGAAGGCCGACGAGCAAAGCGTCCCCGACTTCGAAGCCGAGGGCTGCAAGCAATGGACCTATACCGGCTCGCGCCACGGCAAGCTGGTCGCCATGCCCTATTGGAGCATTCCCGACAGTGCCTTTGACGATCCGGACGAGATGACGGTGTGGGCACGCCGCGCCCATGAGGCTGGAAGGCGCGCAGGCAAGTAG